A single genomic interval of Streptomyces sp. NBC_00663 harbors:
- a CDS encoding pilus assembly protein TadG-related protein: MDDRGSGAGAVIIFALVFLSLSAFVIDGGLSISKRERAADIAEQAARYAAQDIDLDSLYDDENGPAPINFGNCDARVKAFAREMDMSGADIAATHCVTADAEQVEVEVQLTYSPVFTGMFYGGDVVVHGQAVAENEVG, translated from the coding sequence ATGGACGACCGCGGCTCGGGCGCCGGCGCGGTCATCATCTTCGCCCTCGTCTTTCTCTCCCTCTCCGCCTTCGTGATCGACGGCGGCCTCTCCATCAGCAAGCGCGAACGCGCCGCCGACATCGCCGAACAGGCCGCCCGCTACGCCGCCCAGGACATCGACCTCGATTCCCTCTACGACGACGAGAACGGCCCCGCCCCGATCAACTTCGGCAACTGCGACGCCCGCGTGAAGGCGTTCGCCCGCGAGATGGACATGTCCGGCGCGGACATCGCCGCGACGCACTGCGTGACGGCTGACGCCGAACAGGTCGAGGTCGAGGTGCAGTTGACGTACTCGCCGGTGTTCACGGGGATGTTCTACGGCGGGGATGTCGTCGTGCACGGGCAGGCCGTCGCCGAGAACGAGGTCGGCTGA
- a CDS encoding TadE/TadG family type IV pilus assembly protein yields the protein MKSSLRAVARRFRGDERDRGLSTVEVVILAPVMILFILVLVAFGQLVDGRGAIDSAARDAARAGSIQKDHATAMSEARKAAEADLADVCSGPVTVDQTSAGFEAATFFTVEVSCEVRGLAMLGLDVPTTLTASFSSPLDPFRRTA from the coding sequence ATGAAGTCCTCTCTGCGCGCGGTGGCCCGCCGGTTCCGCGGTGATGAACGCGACCGGGGCCTGTCCACGGTCGAGGTCGTGATCCTCGCCCCCGTGATGATCCTGTTCATCCTGGTCCTGGTCGCCTTCGGCCAGCTCGTCGACGGCCGGGGCGCGATCGACAGCGCCGCCCGGGACGCGGCGCGCGCCGGTTCGATCCAGAAGGACCACGCGACGGCGATGTCCGAGGCCCGCAAGGCCGCGGAGGCCGATCTCGCGGATGTCTGCTCGGGCCCGGTGACGGTGGACCAGACGAGCGCGGGCTTCGAGGCGGCCACGTTCTTCACGGTCGAAGTGAGCTGCGAGGTCCGGGGGTTGGCCATGCTCGGCCTGGACGTCCCGACCACCCTGACGGCGAGCTTCAGCTCACCGCTGGATCCGTTCCGGAGGACGGCGTGA
- a CDS encoding TadE family protein translates to MTAIEFVLLTPVLFFMIFATVQFALYFFADHVAQAAAQAGARKARATADAQPGGWRGEARDVVDSYISQLGPTLVLSPNVTMLQPEQNTVGVEITAKVPTVFPGLDLTVHAQSQGPVERFVQEDGN, encoded by the coding sequence ATGACCGCGATCGAGTTCGTGCTGCTCACCCCGGTCCTCTTCTTCATGATCTTCGCGACGGTCCAGTTCGCGCTGTACTTCTTCGCCGACCACGTCGCCCAGGCGGCGGCCCAGGCGGGCGCCCGCAAGGCCCGCGCCACGGCCGACGCCCAGCCGGGCGGCTGGCGCGGGGAGGCGCGGGACGTCGTCGACAGCTACATCAGCCAGCTCGGCCCGACGCTGGTGCTGTCGCCGAACGTGACCATGCTCCAGCCCGAGCAGAACACGGTCGGCGTGGAGATCACGGCGAAGGTCCCGACCGTCTTCCCGGGCCTGGATCTGACGGTCCACGCGCAGTCGCAGGGGCCCGTGGAGAGGTTCGTCCAGGAGGACGGGAACTAG
- a CDS encoding type II secretion system F family protein: MSLTMPLVVGAVIGLGIYVLVRALMPSKRSAVAQVARIDAMRARGAAYESARTSADQGRIGSLRADVGLRVAEFYMQQGWELRSLRADLAVLDRGWEKFLATKVLLGVAGLFFGPFLFAVAWTLSLGSSPIIPVWLALTFGAIFFFLPDLEVRRDAAEKRRDLRRVIGAYLDLVSMSLAGGRGLPEALMAAAEVSDGWATQRIRNALADARITGISQWQALGALGEELGVEELKDLSASLALVADDGAKVRESLASRAETMRHRELAEIEGSAGEKSQSMLVAQLLLCAGFLVFLIFPAAMRVFQVS; this comes from the coding sequence ATGAGTCTGACCATGCCGCTCGTCGTCGGCGCGGTCATCGGCCTGGGCATCTACGTCCTCGTCCGCGCCCTGATGCCGTCGAAGCGCAGCGCGGTCGCCCAGGTCGCGCGGATCGACGCGATGCGCGCGCGAGGGGCGGCGTACGAGTCCGCCCGGACCTCCGCCGACCAGGGCCGAATCGGCTCCCTGCGGGCCGATGTCGGCCTGCGCGTCGCCGAGTTCTACATGCAGCAGGGCTGGGAACTGCGCTCGCTGCGCGCGGACCTCGCCGTCCTGGACCGCGGCTGGGAGAAGTTCCTCGCCACGAAGGTGCTGCTCGGGGTGGCGGGCCTGTTCTTCGGCCCGTTCCTGTTCGCGGTGGCGTGGACGCTGAGCCTGGGCAGCAGCCCGATCATCCCGGTCTGGCTGGCGCTCACCTTCGGGGCCATCTTCTTCTTCCTGCCCGACCTGGAGGTACGCCGGGACGCCGCCGAGAAGCGTCGTGACCTGCGGCGCGTGATCGGGGCGTACCTGGACCTGGTGTCGATGAGCCTCGCCGGCGGCCGGGGCCTCCCGGAGGCGCTGATGGCGGCGGCGGAGGTCTCGGACGGCTGGGCCACCCAGCGCATCCGCAACGCCCTCGCCGACGCCCGCATCACCGGCATCAGCCAGTGGCAGGCGCTGGGCGCGCTCGGAGAGGAGCTGGGCGTCGAGGAGCTGAAGGACCTGTCCGCCTCCCTCGCCCTGGTGGCGGACGACGGCGCCAAGGTCCGCGAGTCCCTCGCCTCCCGGGCCGAGACCATGCGGCACCGTGAACTCGCCGAGATCGAGGGCAGCGCGGGCGAGAAGTCGCAGTCGATGCTCGTGGCCCAGCTGCTGCTCTGCGCCGGATTCCTGGTCTTCCTGATCTTCCCGGCGGCCATGCGGGTCTTCCAGGTCTCCTGA
- a CDS encoding type II secretion system F family protein produces MGGLFSTAVLYSLACGVAVGGGLALLVAAVRGLPVKPDHEKQKAAERASELIRFAGQRGSLAAIVGLVVLLLTRWAVAGIAAGVLVFFWDRLFGGASEERAAMKRVEALASWTESLRDTIAGAVGLEQAIPASARASAPVLRPHLDALVDRLRSRTPLPDALQHLADEINDASADIIVAALILNARLRGPGLRQVLGALAKSAREEVDMRQRVMAQRSSTRRSVQIVVAVSIAFVLGLSIFNRDFVEPYGTAVGQLVLACVCGLFALGFWWLRKLSTIETPERFLVKDESSVQFVRPRNPSSQSPQTLQQEEGVRR; encoded by the coding sequence ATGGGCGGCCTCTTCTCCACCGCCGTCCTCTACTCGCTGGCCTGCGGTGTCGCCGTCGGCGGCGGACTCGCGCTGCTCGTCGCCGCCGTACGCGGTCTGCCGGTCAAACCCGACCACGAGAAGCAGAAGGCCGCCGAGCGGGCCAGCGAACTGATCCGGTTCGCGGGGCAGCGTGGCTCACTCGCCGCCATCGTCGGACTCGTCGTCCTTCTGCTCACCCGCTGGGCCGTCGCCGGTATCGCGGCCGGTGTGCTCGTCTTCTTCTGGGACCGGCTGTTCGGCGGGGCCAGTGAGGAGCGCGCCGCGATGAAGCGCGTTGAGGCACTGGCCTCCTGGACGGAGTCCCTGCGCGACACCATCGCCGGCGCGGTCGGCCTGGAGCAGGCGATCCCGGCGTCCGCCCGTGCCTCGGCCCCCGTGCTGCGACCCCACCTGGACGCCCTGGTCGACCGCCTCCGCTCCCGCACCCCGCTGCCCGACGCGCTCCAGCATCTCGCCGACGAGATCAACGACGCGTCCGCCGACATCATCGTCGCGGCGCTCATCCTCAACGCCCGCCTCCGCGGCCCCGGTCTGCGGCAGGTCCTCGGCGCGCTCGCCAAGTCGGCACGCGAAGAGGTCGACATGCGCCAGCGCGTGATGGCCCAGCGGTCCTCGACGCGCCGCTCGGTGCAGATCGTGGTCGCGGTCTCGATCGCCTTCGTGCTGGGCCTGTCCATCTTCAACCGCGACTTCGTGGAGCCGTACGGCACCGCAGTCGGCCAGCTCGTACTGGCTTGTGTCTGCGGCCTGTTCGCGCTCGGCTTCTGGTGGCTGCGCAAGCTGTCCACCATCGAGACGCCCGAACGCTTCCTGGTCAAGGACGAGTCGTCGGTCCAGTTCGTCCGGCCACGCAACCCGTCGTCCCAGTCGCCCCAGACGCTCCAGCAGGAAGAGGGGGTACGACGATGA